A section of the Hippea sp. KM1 genome encodes:
- the argC gene encoding N-acetyl-gamma-glutamyl-phosphate reductase, giving the protein MLKVGIVGITGFTGLELLKLLLNHRYVEVDYIASRSQVGKRVCDVYPLFEGIYNKTIEPIDIDRISSLDAVFLALPHTVSASLVKDIYGKVRIIDLSADFRLLSAGEYERWYRVKHPAEHLLKRSVYGLVEINRGSIRDAELVANPGCYATSVILPVAPICEYIDGVVIADSKSGVSGAGRAAKEGLQFCEVNENFKAYSVYGHRHIPEMEEQLKRFNNDIKIEFIPHLLPLQRGILSTIYASLKEDVDVNGLYREFFKDSYFVRVADNPPGLNDVKGSNFCNIFARYDERTGKVVIISVIDNLIKGASGQAVQNLNVMFNLDEKEGLMPYPYYP; this is encoded by the coding sequence ATGTTAAAAGTAGGAATAGTTGGCATAACGGGCTTTACAGGCCTTGAATTATTGAAACTCCTTCTGAACCATAGGTATGTAGAAGTCGATTACATAGCCTCAAGAAGTCAGGTAGGCAAGAGGGTTTGCGATGTATATCCGCTTTTTGAGGGCATATACAACAAAACGATCGAGCCTATAGACATTGATAGGATATCGTCGCTGGATGCTGTGTTTTTGGCCTTACCCCATACAGTTTCTGCTTCTTTGGTTAAAGATATATATGGCAAGGTCAGGATAATAGACCTAAGCGCCGATTTTAGGCTCTTGAGTGCAGGCGAGTATGAGAGGTGGTATAGGGTCAAGCATCCTGCAGAGCATCTGCTTAAGAGGTCCGTATACGGTCTTGTGGAGATAAACAGGGGTTCAATAAGGGATGCTGAGCTTGTGGCCAATCCCGGCTGCTATGCGACCAGTGTGATTTTGCCCGTTGCGCCGATATGTGAGTATATAGACGGTGTCGTTATTGCCGACTCCAAATCGGGTGTTAGCGGTGCTGGCAGGGCTGCCAAGGAGGGGTTGCAGTTTTGCGAGGTCAATGAGAATTTCAAGGCCTATTCTGTATACGGCCACAGGCATATACCCGAGATGGAGGAGCAGCTAAAGAGATTTAATAATGATATAAAGATAGAGTTTATACCCCACCTTTTGCCGCTTCAGAGGGGTATACTTTCAACCATCTATGCTTCGCTTAAAGAGGATGTGGATGTAAACGGTCTATATAGGGAGTTTTTTAAGGATAGTTATTTTGTAAGGGTTGCGGATAACCCTCCAGGCTTAAACGATGTTAAAGGGAGTAATTTCTGTAATATATTTGCCCGTTACGATGAAAGGACCGGCAAAGTGGTTATAATAAGTGTTATTGATAACCTGATCAAGGGCGCATCGGGTCAGGCTGTGCAGAATTTGAATGTCATGTTTAACCTTGATGAAAAAGAGGGCTTGATGCCCTACCCCTATTATCCATGA
- a CDS encoding Trm112 family protein: MISEELLRIIACPKCKGDLKLSEDGNFLICERCKIKYPIEDDIPILIVDEAKPLND, translated from the coding sequence ATGATTTCTGAGGAGTTGTTAAGGATTATAGCATGCCCAAAATGTAAGGGTGATTTGAAGTTAAGCGAAGACGGTAATTTCCTGATATGCGAAAGGTGCAAGATAAAATACCCCATAGAGGACGACATACCCATCTTGATTGTTGATGAGGCAAAACCGCTAAATGATTAA
- the rpsI gene encoding 30S ribosomal protein S9, with product MEKYYATGKRKTAVARVWVWQGKGNIVVNKKSLDEYFGGLDEAKLKILYPLNLVGLTEKVDIYATIRGGGIMAQAEALRHGISKALVEYDPNLRTTLKPMGLLSRDARVKERKKYGRKKARKSFQWSKR from the coding sequence ATGGAAAAATATTACGCAACCGGAAAGAGGAAAACCGCTGTAGCAAGGGTTTGGGTTTGGCAGGGCAAGGGCAATATAGTGGTCAACAAGAAGAGCTTAGACGAGTATTTTGGTGGTCTGGATGAGGCAAAGCTTAAGATACTCTATCCGCTGAATCTGGTTGGTTTAACCGAGAAGGTGGATATATATGCCACCATAAGGGGTGGCGGTATAATGGCCCAGGCTGAGGCCTTAAGGCATGGAATCTCGAAGGCTTTGGTTGAATACGATCCTAATTTGAGGACCACATTGAAACCGATGGGCCTGCTCTCCAGGGATGCCCGTGTAAAAGAGAGAAAGAAATACGGAAGGAAGAAGGCAAGAAAATCCTTCCAGTGGTCCAAGAGATAA
- a CDS encoding DMT family transporter — MIKALAAVFICIISWAFIPIASKEILRGMNNYAMLFFSNIISALVLGVYLFAQNGIGALKKYSAKDYFIMSFLGFLGSFLFYVFLYKAFSLASAQEVFIINYTWPILITVFGFFILKERATLISLLAITISFLGVIVIATKGNLSTLKLTNLYADMLALLAATCFALFSVLGKKVKYEQKTAVFVYFLSASIFSLATVKYFRIRLIDTNTLFWLFINGAIINGVSYIFWFYALKKAKTALVSNLVYLTPLFSLIFISLILKERIEPYSIAALFLIMAGIGLQLAKKPT, encoded by the coding sequence ATGATTAAGGCTTTAGCCGCCGTCTTTATATGCATAATATCGTGGGCATTTATACCGATAGCCTCAAAGGAGATCCTAAGGGGTATGAACAACTATGCCATGCTGTTTTTCTCCAATATCATATCGGCTTTAGTATTGGGTGTTTATTTATTTGCCCAAAACGGCATAGGGGCATTAAAAAAATACTCCGCCAAGGACTATTTCATCATGTCCTTTTTGGGTTTTCTGGGGAGCTTTCTGTTTTATGTATTTCTTTATAAGGCGTTCTCCTTAGCAAGCGCCCAGGAGGTATTTATAATAAACTACACATGGCCCATCCTGATAACGGTGTTTGGCTTTTTTATACTTAAAGAAAGGGCCACGCTTATAAGCCTATTGGCCATAACGATAAGCTTTCTGGGAGTAATCGTGATAGCCACAAAGGGCAACCTATCAACATTAAAACTAACCAATCTCTATGCGGACATGCTGGCGCTTCTTGCTGCCACATGCTTTGCGCTATTTTCCGTATTGGGAAAAAAGGTCAAATACGAACAGAAAACTGCTGTATTTGTGTATTTCTTGTCGGCCTCAATCTTTAGCCTTGCAACGGTCAAATACTTCCGGATAAGGCTCATAGACACAAACACGCTCTTCTGGCTTTTTATCAACGGCGCCATCATCAACGGCGTATCTTACATCTTCTGGTTTTATGCCTTAAAAAAGGCAAAAACCGCCTTAGTCTCAAATCTTGTATACCTGACACCGCTATTCTCGTTGATATTTATATCGCTAATATTAAAAGAAAGGATAGAGCCCTATTCCATCGCTGCCCTGTTTCTGATAATGGCAGGCATAGGGCTTCAGCTTGCAAAAAAGCCTACTTGA
- a CDS encoding glucosaminidase domain-containing protein, with amino-acid sequence MSEKRPVLKPKTNVAALIFIVLFALAFIFGIALLVFGKTPQQGNGIILYTVKNTRQLEERLSLYSPLNSYSFVVEPYLLKSLPKDFSRLPAKKRKRLFIRVMLPIAFTVKAQFDREHELFLKIKEKLDSNMQLSESDKRLLEYGFKKFRCHTVEELVKKSGSIPVSLLIAQAGIESGWGKSRFAINYNNVYGIHKKHPKPGDIVRRFSSLYEATVCYMLNLDRSRAYRMFREARYRMGKYQNPYKLAEYLTHYSTKRSAYVRLVQRVILSNELARFDKLYPTTFVAEIPKTFALE; translated from the coding sequence ATGAGTGAAAAGAGACCTGTTTTAAAACCCAAGACGAATGTTGCAGCACTGATCTTCATTGTGCTGTTTGCATTGGCTTTTATCTTCGGTATAGCGCTGCTTGTATTTGGCAAAACCCCCCAGCAGGGTAATGGTATAATCCTCTATACGGTAAAAAACACCAGACAGTTGGAAGAGAGACTCTCCCTTTACAGCCCCCTCAATAGTTATTCCTTTGTTGTTGAGCCTTATCTGTTAAAGAGCCTGCCAAAGGATTTCTCCAGGCTCCCGGCCAAAAAGAGGAAGAGGCTTTTCATAAGGGTTATGTTGCCCATTGCCTTTACCGTTAAAGCCCAGTTTGATAGGGAGCATGAGCTGTTTTTAAAGATAAAGGAAAAGCTGGATAGTAATATGCAACTGTCTGAGTCGGATAAGCGGCTTCTGGAGTATGGTTTTAAGAAATTCAGGTGCCATACGGTTGAGGAGCTTGTAAAAAAGAGCGGCAGCATTCCGGTTAGCCTGTTGATTGCCCAGGCAGGCATAGAATCCGGTTGGGGCAAATCCAGATTTGCTATAAATTACAACAATGTATATGGTATCCACAAGAAACACCCCAAACCCGGCGATATTGTAAGGCGGTTTTCAAGTCTTTATGAGGCCACTGTATGCTATATGTTGAACCTGGATAGATCGAGGGCGTATAGGATGTTCAGGGAAGCAAGATACAGAATGGGTAAGTATCAGAATCCTTATAAGCTGGCCGAGTATTTGACCCACTATTCGACCAAAAGGAGCGCCTATGTTAGGCTGGTTCAGCGTGTGATACTCTCAAATGAACTGGCCCGTTTTGATAAGCTCTATCCCACCACATTTGTGGCCGAGATTCCAAAAACATTTGCTTTAGAGTAA
- the rplM gene encoding 50S ribosomal protein L13 → MQKTFMAKFEPDKRKWYLIDAKGKTLGRIATQIANILRGKNKPTFTPHVDTGDFVVVINAKYVKLTGKKLDQKYYYRHSGYIGGLKAIKARDMLQKFPERVIVHAVKGMLPKNRLSNRLITKLKVYAEGEHPHKAQNPVKIEV, encoded by the coding sequence ATGCAGAAGACATTTATGGCCAAGTTTGAGCCGGACAAAAGAAAATGGTATTTGATAGATGCTAAGGGTAAAACGCTGGGCAGGATTGCAACACAAATTGCCAATATATTGAGGGGTAAGAATAAGCCCACATTCACACCCCATGTGGATACAGGCGATTTTGTTGTTGTGATTAATGCCAAGTATGTGAAGCTTACCGGTAAGAAGCTGGATCAGAAATACTACTACAGACATAGCGGTTATATCGGTGGCCTTAAGGCTATCAAGGCAAGGGATATGCTTCAGAAGTTTCCCGAGAGGGTAATTGTTCATGCCGTAAAGGGTATGCTCCCTAAAAACAGGCTGTCCAATAGGCTGATAACGAAGCTGAAGGTATATGCCGAGGGTGAGCATCCCCATAAGGCTCAAAATCCAGTGAAAATAGAAGTTTAA
- a CDS encoding DUF2726 domain-containing protein, whose protein sequence is MWMIVIASLVLLVIVYYFFVKSSKFKEKDDTDVYKCKDFLLTKTEKVAFDKIKSYLDKNHLNLDVFPKMRLTDFVWTPKENRNAYLRIQMKFVDFLIVRTPQLHPIAAIFITNPDNKSKMQSLETIEPVLKHTKIKLIKVSPQDIFNSTMIDKLNKAIKEAS, encoded by the coding sequence ATGTGGATGATCGTAATAGCCTCTTTGGTCTTGCTGGTTATAGTTTACTATTTCTTTGTAAAAAGCTCAAAGTTCAAGGAAAAGGACGATACCGATGTCTATAAATGCAAGGATTTCTTACTGACCAAAACAGAGAAGGTTGCATTTGATAAGATAAAAAGCTACTTGGATAAAAACCACCTAAACCTCGATGTTTTTCCCAAAATGAGGCTAACCGATTTTGTATGGACACCGAAGGAGAACAGAAACGCCTATCTAAGGATACAGATGAAGTTTGTGGATTTTCTCATTGTAAGAACACCACAATTGCACCCGATAGCGGCAATATTCATAACAAACCCGGACAACAAATCCAAGATGCAGTCCCTTGAGACCATTGAGCCGGTTCTTAAACACACAAAGATAAAGCTCATAAAGGTATCGCCGCAGGATATATTTAACTCAACCATGATAGATAAATTAAACAAAGCCATAAAGGAGGCATCATGA
- the argJ gene encoding bifunctional glutamate N-acetyltransferase/amino-acid acetyltransferase ArgJ, which produces MKVKEISGSICVVPSIEASAVYAGLTKKKLDVGLIYSKRPTVSAAVFTQNAIKAAPVIYDISLMKSMPDIRAVIVNSGNANACNANGEEAVDVIVSRVAQKLGILKNQVFIASTGVIGEDLPYDKVVSSLDNLVLTLSSNASGFAEAIMTTDTFKKEYALDCSFYGKQFHIGGVAKGAGMIHPNMATMLAFITTDINITHEMLDKALREAVDKSFNRISVDGDTSTNDTVFIMSTNEAPNERIESENEIYRFFTDQLTQLCTKLAKMIVKDGEGATKVAEVVVVGAFSKKDAQLIARSVANSLLVKTAIFGEDPNWGRIIDAVGYSTAYFSINRLKVFIGDTLVFAYGRRVDFDKAAIDSYMKNSEIKILIDLGIGICTYNMWFSDLSYDYVKINAEYHT; this is translated from the coding sequence ATGAAGGTAAAAGAGATAAGCGGGTCTATTTGTGTGGTTCCATCCATAGAGGCCTCGGCTGTATATGCCGGCCTGACAAAAAAGAAATTGGATGTGGGCCTTATATACTCCAAAAGACCAACGGTTTCGGCAGCCGTTTTTACACAGAATGCCATTAAGGCCGCACCGGTTATTTACGATATATCGCTTATGAAGAGTATGCCGGATATAAGGGCAGTGATAGTAAACAGCGGCAACGCCAACGCCTGTAATGCCAACGGGGAAGAGGCCGTTGATGTGATTGTTTCAAGGGTTGCCCAGAAGTTGGGCATTCTCAAGAATCAGGTCTTTATAGCATCAACGGGTGTTATAGGTGAGGATCTGCCGTATGATAAGGTGGTCTCATCCCTGGATAATCTGGTTTTAACACTATCGAGCAATGCCTCAGGGTTTGCTGAGGCTATCATGACCACCGACACATTCAAGAAAGAGTATGCACTGGATTGCAGCTTCTATGGTAAGCAGTTCCATATAGGCGGTGTGGCAAAGGGCGCAGGAATGATACACCCCAATATGGCCACCATGCTTGCCTTCATAACCACAGATATAAACATAACCCATGAGATGCTGGATAAGGCTCTAAGGGAGGCCGTTGATAAGTCGTTTAATAGAATCAGCGTTGACGGGGACACATCGACAAACGATACGGTCTTTATCATGTCAACAAACGAGGCCCCCAATGAGAGAATTGAGAGTGAGAATGAGATATACAGGTTCTTTACCGATCAGTTAACGCAGCTATGCACCAAGCTTGCCAAGATGATTGTGAAGGACGGCGAGGGTGCGACCAAGGTCGCAGAGGTTGTTGTTGTTGGGGCATTTTCAAAGAAGGATGCCCAGCTCATTGCAAGGAGCGTTGCGAACTCCCTTTTGGTAAAAACGGCGATATTTGGCGAGGATCCCAATTGGGGAAGGATTATCGATGCCGTTGGCTATTCAACGGCCTATTTTTCAATCAATAGATTAAAGGTTTTTATAGGCGATACGCTTGTGTTTGCATACGGCAGGCGTGTTGATTTTGATAAGGCGGCCATTGATTCGTATATGAAAAACAGTGAAATCAAGATCCTCATTGATCTGGGTATAGGTATCTGCACATACAACATGTGGTTTAGTGATTTGAGCTATGATTATGTTAAAATCAATGCAGAATACCACACCTAA